In Micromonospora purpureochromogenes, a single window of DNA contains:
- a CDS encoding DUF3566 domain-containing protein — translation MTETQAKSGNKGTSATPVDEEAATSGTSAAGRAAVGRATVPADAPAPKFTRAPGMAPPPDKPGEDSGASEKAETPGDAPTSAAAPVSAPVAPGTTTQPIKAGTATSPSGTGTQPKVGGPTRPSPDGGRPAGTARPANGGGLPPGISGAAAVGAARVGDAVRAARSSVSSAASRGPRRARLNLKRIDPWSVMKFAFAVSVVLFIVVVVATSVLYLALDAMGVFQSVNDSLTDLVNAGGQSSGGFQITAKGVILSSALIGLVNVVLFTALATLGAFVYNVCADLVGGIELTLAERD, via the coding sequence ATGACGGAGACACAGGCGAAGTCGGGGAACAAGGGGACCTCGGCCACCCCGGTCGACGAAGAGGCCGCCACGAGCGGCACATCGGCGGCCGGCCGCGCTGCCGTGGGCCGGGCGACCGTCCCCGCCGACGCGCCTGCCCCGAAGTTCACCCGGGCCCCCGGCATGGCACCGCCGCCGGACAAGCCCGGGGAGGACTCGGGGGCGAGCGAGAAGGCCGAGACACCGGGCGACGCGCCGACCTCCGCGGCCGCCCCGGTCAGCGCCCCGGTCGCGCCGGGCACCACCACGCAGCCGATCAAGGCGGGCACCGCCACGTCCCCGTCCGGCACCGGCACCCAGCCGAAGGTGGGCGGCCCGACCAGGCCGTCGCCCGACGGCGGCCGCCCGGCCGGCACCGCCCGCCCCGCCAACGGCGGCGGCCTGCCGCCGGGTATCAGCGGAGCGGCGGCCGTCGGAGCCGCGCGCGTGGGTGACGCGGTACGCGCCGCGCGTAGCTCGGTCAGCTCGGCCGCGTCCCGCGGGCCGCGCCGGGCCCGGCTGAACCTCAAGCGGATCGACCCGTGGTCCGTGATGAAGTTCGCCTTCGCCGTCTCGGTGGTGCTCTTCATCGTGGTGGTCGTCGCCACCTCGGTGCTCTACCTGGCCCTGGACGCGATGGGCGTCTTCCAGAGCGTCAACGACAGCCTCACCGACCTGGTCAACGCCGGCGGGCAGAGCTCCGGCGGGTTCCAGATCACCGCCAAGGGCGTGATCCTCAGCTCGGCGCTGATCGGCCTGGTCAACGTCGTCCTGTTCACGGCGCTCGCCACCCTCGGCGCGTTCGTCTACAACGTCTGCGCCGACCTGGTCGGCG
- the gyrA gene encoding DNA gyrase subunit A, translated as MTDTPESTPSEPEIPETTAAVVAHDRIEPVGLEVEMQRSYLDYAMSVIVGRALPDVRDGLKPVHRKILYAMFDSGYRPDRGYVKCSRVVGDVMGQFHPHGDSAIYDALVRMAQPWSLRYPLVDGNGNFGSPGNDPAAAMRYTECKLDPLAMEMLRDIDEDTVDLQDNYDGRAKEPTILPSRIPNLLVNGSEGIAVGMATKIPPHNLREIGAAVQWCLEHPEADEATTLEALLEIVKGPDFPTYGLIVGQAAIQDAYRTGRGSIRMRAVVEVEEDKRGRPCLVVSELPYQVNPDNLAERIAELIKEGKLAGIADIRDESSGRTGMRIVLVLKRDAVAKVVLNNLYKHTQLQETFGANMLALVDGVPRTLNLAQFLRYYVEHQIDVIRRRTAFRLRKAEERAHILRGLAKALDALDEVIALIRRSPTVDDARQGLIRLLEIDEIQATAILDMQLRRLAALERQRIIDDLTKLEIEIADLKDILAKPERQRRIVSEELGEIVAKWGDERRTKIVPFEGEVSMEDLIAREDVVVTITRTGYAKRTKVDLYRSQRRGGKGVSGATLRQDDIVSHFFVCSTHDWILFFTNKGRVYRAKAYELPEASRVAKGQHVANLLAFQPDEQIAQIIEIPNYQVAPYLVLATKNGLVKKTRLEEFDSPRSGGIIAINLRDEDELVGAALVAPTDDLLMVSKKAQAIRFNASDEALRPMGRATTGVIGMRFTDDDVLLAMEVVREGLDVLVATNGGYAKRTPIEEYPVQGRGGKGVLTAKITERRGGLVGAVVIDPEDELFAITSNGGVIRTPVKPVRRTRDRNTMGVKLMDLPDGVTIVAIARNADEPDEQD; from the coding sequence GTGACCGATACTCCCGAGTCCACCCCGAGCGAGCCGGAGATCCCGGAGACAACCGCGGCCGTCGTGGCGCACGACCGGATCGAGCCGGTCGGCCTCGAGGTCGAGATGCAGCGCTCGTACCTCGACTACGCGATGAGCGTCATCGTCGGGCGGGCCCTGCCGGACGTCCGGGACGGGCTCAAGCCGGTCCACCGCAAGATCCTTTACGCCATGTTCGACTCCGGCTACCGGCCGGACCGCGGCTACGTGAAGTGCTCCCGGGTCGTCGGTGACGTGATGGGTCAGTTCCACCCGCACGGCGACTCGGCGATCTACGACGCGCTGGTCCGGATGGCGCAGCCCTGGTCGCTGCGGTACCCGCTGGTGGACGGCAACGGCAACTTCGGCTCCCCGGGCAACGACCCGGCCGCCGCCATGCGGTACACCGAGTGCAAGCTCGACCCGCTGGCCATGGAGATGCTGCGGGACATCGACGAGGACACCGTCGACCTGCAGGACAACTACGACGGCCGGGCCAAGGAGCCCACCATCCTGCCGTCGCGGATCCCCAACCTGCTGGTCAACGGCTCCGAGGGCATCGCGGTCGGCATGGCCACCAAGATCCCGCCGCACAACCTGCGCGAGATCGGCGCGGCGGTGCAGTGGTGCCTGGAGCACCCGGAGGCGGACGAGGCGACCACCCTCGAAGCGCTACTGGAGATCGTCAAGGGCCCTGACTTCCCCACCTACGGCCTGATCGTCGGCCAGGCCGCGATCCAGGACGCGTACCGGACCGGGCGCGGCTCGATCCGGATGCGCGCCGTGGTGGAGGTCGAGGAGGACAAGCGCGGCCGCCCCTGCCTGGTGGTCAGCGAGCTGCCCTACCAGGTCAACCCGGACAACCTGGCCGAGCGGATCGCCGAGCTGATCAAAGAGGGCAAGCTCGCCGGCATCGCCGACATCCGCGACGAGTCCTCCGGGCGTACCGGCATGCGGATCGTGCTCGTGCTCAAGCGCGACGCGGTCGCCAAGGTGGTGCTGAACAACCTCTACAAGCACACCCAGCTCCAGGAGACCTTCGGCGCCAACATGCTGGCCCTGGTCGACGGGGTGCCGCGCACGCTCAACCTGGCCCAGTTCCTCCGCTACTACGTCGAGCACCAGATCGACGTCATCCGCCGACGGACCGCGTTCCGGCTGCGCAAGGCCGAGGAGCGGGCGCACATCCTGCGCGGTCTGGCCAAGGCGCTGGACGCCCTCGACGAGGTGATCGCCCTGATCCGGCGCTCGCCCACGGTGGACGACGCCCGGCAGGGCCTGATCCGGCTGCTGGAGATCGACGAGATCCAGGCGACCGCGATCCTGGACATGCAGCTGCGCCGCCTGGCCGCCCTGGAGCGGCAGCGCATCATCGACGACCTCACCAAGCTCGAGATCGAGATCGCCGACCTCAAGGACATCCTCGCCAAGCCGGAGCGGCAGCGGAGGATCGTCTCTGAGGAGCTCGGTGAGATCGTCGCGAAGTGGGGCGACGAGCGGCGCACGAAGATCGTGCCGTTCGAGGGCGAGGTCTCCATGGAGGACCTGATCGCCCGCGAGGACGTGGTCGTCACGATCACCCGCACCGGGTACGCCAAGCGGACCAAGGTCGACCTCTACCGCTCCCAGCGGCGCGGCGGCAAGGGCGTCAGCGGCGCCACCCTGCGGCAGGACGACATCGTCAGCCATTTCTTCGTATGCTCCACCCACGACTGGATCCTCTTCTTCACGAACAAGGGCCGCGTCTACCGGGCCAAGGCGTACGAGCTGCCGGAAGCCAGTAGGGTGGCCAAGGGCCAGCACGTGGCCAACCTGCTCGCCTTCCAACCGGACGAGCAGATCGCGCAGATCATCGAAATTCCGAACTACCAGGTGGCTCCCTACCTGGTACTGGCCACGAAGAACGGCCTGGTGAAGAAGACGCGGCTCGAGGAGTTCGACTCCCCCCGTTCCGGCGGCATCATCGCGATCAACCTGCGCGATGAGGACGAGCTGGTCGGTGCTGCCCTCGTCGCGCCCACCGACGACCTGCTGATGGTGTCGAAGAAGGCGCAGGCGATCCGGTTCAACGCCTCCGACGAGGCGCTGCGGCCGATGGGGCGGGCGACCACGGGCGTGATCGGCATGCGCTTCACCGACGACGACGTGCTCCTGGCCATGGAGGTGGTTCGGGAGGGTCTGGACGTTCTGGTGGCCACGAACGGGGGATACGCGAAACGTACCCCGATCGAGGAATACCCGGTCCAGGGCCGGGGAGGTAAGGGCGTGCTGACTGCCAAGATCACCGAGCGACGCGGTGGTCTGGTCGGCGCGGTCGTGATCGACCCGGAGGACGAGCTGTTCGCGATCACGAGCAACGGCGGCGTCATCCGGACTCCGGTGAAGCCTGTACGCCGTACGCGTGACCGGAACACAATGGGGGTCAAGCTGATGGACCTCCCGGACGGCGTGACTATCGTGGCGATTGCTCGCAATGCCGACGAGCCTGACGAACAGGACTAG
- the gyrB gene encoding DNA topoisomerase (ATP-hydrolyzing) subunit B — protein sequence MAAQDKQEYGAESITVLEGLEAVRKRPGMYIGSTGERGLHHLVWEVVDNAVDEAMAGYCDTIDVVLLADGGVRVTDNGRGFPVDLHPKLKKPGVEVALTVLHAGGKFDGKAYAVSGGLHGVGVSVVNALSTKMAVEIHKSGFVWRQQYHHSKPTPLEKGETTDRTGSAVSFWPDADVFETVDFDFQTIYRRLQEMAFLNRGITIHLLDERVPEGEEGKIREVTFRYDGGIADFVRHLNASKNPMHKTVVEFDAEEEGMSVEIAMQWNESYGESVYTFANNINTHEGGTHEEGFRSALTSVVNRYGTDKKLLKGDEKLSGEDIREGLAAIISVKLTNPQFEGQTKTKLGNTPVKSFVQRVCNDRLVDWFDRNPAEAKTIIQKASQAARARIAAQQARKLARRKSLLESGSMPGKLADCQSTDPRESEVFIVEGDSAGGSAKQGRDPRTQAILPIRGKILNVEKARIDRVLKNNEVQALITALGTGIHDDFDMEKLRYHKVVLMADADVDGQHIQTLLLTLLFRFMRPLVELGHVYLAAPPLYKIKWNKKGDDAQYAYSDRERDGLIALRQQKKANARPDDIQRFKGLGEMNYPELWETTMNPATRTLRQVTLDDAATADELFSVLMGEDVEARRSFIQRNAKDVRFLDI from the coding sequence GTGGCAGCGCAGGACAAGCAGGAGTACGGCGCCGAGTCGATCACCGTCCTCGAGGGGCTCGAGGCGGTGCGCAAGCGGCCCGGTATGTACATCGGGTCGACCGGCGAGCGCGGTCTGCACCACCTCGTGTGGGAGGTCGTGGACAACGCCGTGGACGAGGCGATGGCCGGCTACTGCGACACCATCGACGTGGTGCTGCTCGCCGACGGCGGAGTCCGGGTCACCGACAACGGCCGTGGTTTCCCGGTCGACCTCCACCCCAAGCTGAAGAAGCCGGGTGTCGAGGTCGCGCTGACCGTACTGCACGCGGGCGGCAAGTTCGACGGCAAGGCGTACGCGGTCTCCGGCGGTCTGCACGGCGTCGGCGTCTCGGTGGTGAACGCCCTCTCCACGAAGATGGCAGTGGAGATCCACAAGTCCGGCTTCGTCTGGCGGCAGCAGTACCACCACTCCAAGCCCACCCCGCTGGAAAAGGGCGAGACCACCGACCGGACCGGCTCGGCGGTCTCCTTCTGGCCCGACGCCGACGTCTTCGAGACCGTCGACTTCGACTTCCAGACCATCTACCGGCGCCTGCAGGAGATGGCCTTCCTCAACCGCGGCATCACCATCCACCTGCTCGACGAGCGGGTCCCGGAGGGCGAGGAAGGCAAGATCCGCGAGGTCACGTTCCGCTACGACGGCGGCATCGCCGACTTCGTCCGGCACCTCAACGCCTCCAAGAACCCGATGCACAAGACGGTGGTCGAGTTCGACGCCGAGGAGGAGGGCATGTCGGTCGAGATCGCCATGCAGTGGAACGAGTCGTACGGCGAGTCGGTCTACACCTTCGCCAACAACATCAACACGCACGAGGGCGGCACCCACGAGGAGGGCTTCCGGTCGGCGCTGACCAGCGTCGTCAACCGCTACGGCACGGACAAGAAGCTGCTCAAGGGCGACGAGAAGCTCTCCGGCGAGGACATCCGCGAGGGCCTCGCCGCGATCATCTCGGTCAAGCTGACCAACCCGCAGTTCGAGGGCCAGACCAAGACCAAGCTGGGCAACACCCCGGTGAAGAGCTTCGTGCAGCGGGTCTGCAACGACCGACTGGTCGACTGGTTCGACCGCAACCCGGCCGAGGCCAAGACCATCATCCAGAAGGCGTCCCAGGCGGCCCGGGCCCGGATCGCCGCGCAGCAGGCGCGCAAGCTGGCCCGGCGCAAGTCGCTGCTGGAGTCCGGCTCGATGCCGGGCAAGCTGGCCGACTGCCAGTCCACCGACCCGCGCGAGTCCGAGGTCTTCATCGTCGAGGGCGACTCGGCCGGCGGCTCGGCCAAGCAGGGGCGCGACCCGCGGACCCAGGCGATCCTGCCGATCCGCGGCAAGATCCTCAACGTGGAGAAGGCCCGGATCGACCGGGTGCTGAAGAACAACGAGGTCCAGGCGCTGATCACCGCGCTGGGCACCGGCATCCACGACGACTTCGACATGGAGAAGCTGCGCTACCACAAGGTGGTGCTGATGGCCGATGCCGACGTCGACGGCCAGCACATCCAGACGCTGCTGCTCACCCTGCTCTTCCGCTTCATGCGGCCGCTGGTCGAGCTGGGCCACGTCTACCTGGCCGCCCCGCCGCTCTACAAGATCAAGTGGAACAAGAAGGGCGACGACGCCCAGTACGCGTACTCGGACCGGGAGCGGGACGGGCTGATCGCGCTGCGCCAGCAGAAGAAGGCCAACGCCCGGCCGGACGACATCCAGCGGTTCAAGGGTCTCGGCGAGATGAACTACCCCGAGCTGTGGGAGACCACGATGAACCCGGCCACCCGCACCCTGCGCCAGGTCACGCTCGACGACGCCGCAACCGCCGACGAGCTGTTCAGCGTGCTGATGGGTGAGGACGTCGAGGCGCGCCGCTCGTTCATCCAGCGCAACGCCAAGGACGTGCGGTTCCTCGACATCTGA